TGTTCCCGATCGCCATTAGTCTTGCAGCAGATATTGATGTTAGTCCCATGCCGTTTGTAATCGTTCTTATGCTCGGATGTTCATATGCATTCATCAACCCTGCAGGATATCAGACAAATATAATGGTATTTGAACCCGGAGGATACTCGACCCGGGATTACATCCGAACAGGACTCCCACTTACGATATTGGTAGGTGCGTTAACCCTGCTTTTAACGCCAGTCTATTTTCCCTTTGCAGGATAATTGATGTTCGTGAGGGATGGTATACCCAACGGTTAACACGCACCTGAAACACGAATGACCAGAAAGATTGCAATTCAGGAGATGAACAAACATCCTTTGATATCTGATTCTCCAATATTTCAATCAGTTCAGCATGACTGAACCGGCGATCCTGAGTTTTCCACCATCAAGGTAATGAATTACCGCTTTTTCTCCGGGGAGATATGCAATATCTTTGTCCAGCTCAATCACAACAGAGCAGGAATGCCAGTCAGAGTCATTCTTAACCGAGGTGACCCGACCGGTTACAAACTGTGTCCATAAACCAATATGAACAACGAGACCTTCGCGCAGTGGTTCCGGCCAGAACCTAACCAGTTGTGCTGTACCACTTATTTCTGATGTTACCTGTATGGAAGAGTCAGTCGTCATTACCATCCCACGTTCAAGCTCCTCAGCAGAGATATTTTTCAGGGCCAGCCCTACCCGGTCCGTCTGATATGCCTCTTTTGCATCCTCATCATGTTTCTGAATCGAACGAATCTGGCATGTCATATTCCCCGGCAGTACAGTAACAGTATCATGTTGATGAATGGTTCCTTTTTCCACACTACCAAGAACAACGGTTCCAATTCCCTTCACATTGAAGGCATGATCAATCATCACAAACCCGGTTCCCGGAATCGGATCCGGATAGGTTGTCTCTGCTGCCATTGAAAGGAAACGTTCGCGCAGTTCAATGGGGTTATCTTCCACAAATTCATACCCTTCAAGAACAGTGCCCCGGACAAGAGGGGCAATCTGTGATTTATCCAGATAATTCTGCAGAACAATCACACCAGAACGAATTCCCATAACGTCCAGCATGATGACCATTTCACCCAGTACAGGAGTGATCTCGTCAATCACAAGCAATGCAGAATCAGACATTGCAACCGCGTAATAAAGGGGCGCCAGTCTGTCAGGATAGCGCGTTGGTTCGATAATCGTTACGGTATCCTCTTCTTTTTTCAGGTTTATGAAAGTAATATCTGATTCAGTGCCAGATTTACCGATATTTTTTGCATACCCCTTTGGTCCGAGTACAACGATATTGAGATTCGGCATAGTGCTAAAATATGGTCTGTTAAAAAAGATGAGTGTTTGTATTAAAGAAATGATTATTTGTGAGCGAAATACGCTGAAACGTTAGTTTCAGATACGCTGTCAATCCGCGCAAATCCCACCCGCTCAAACTGGACAACCCGATTCAGTTCAGTGGAAACATCAGGTTCACACACACCCGCGATGATGCCATCCGGTGTATGAAGCATGCACGGCATGGCCATATCCTTCGGAAGCCACTGGACAATCTGAGCATGTTCTGTCCGTGCTTCATCCAGAGAATCACCCGAATATTCCAGAGAAAAGCCATCATCAGATTTTGTGACACGGACATTAAAGAGATCTTTAAGCCTGAGCATTCGCCCATCTACAAGTTCATCACGCGGCAGGAAAATATCCCCCGTGAACGTCAGTGTACGAGTTCCTTTTGCCTCATCATTGGGATTAATCAATGGAGTCGCAATTCGGTCTGAAACTCCTGAAATATGACATAACTCTGGGTTTGGAACAAAGAAATAACGGTTTGCAATCGGATCAACTATCGCCTTATTTGCCGCATACAGATTGTCCCATGAAAAGTTGATATCAGTCTGTCCGATTCCGATGTCAACCATTGCATTTCTGACCGCTTCAGGAGAAAAGCCTCTTCGTGCAATTGCTTTCAGAGTGCCGAGATGTATGTCATCCCACCCGGTATATTCCCCTGATGCAATACCTGCTTTCATAGCTGACGTCGAAAGCACAATATCACCGATTGACATCCGTCCGTAGTGGAAATATGTCGGCTGTTCCCATCCGAAATAATCATAGATGTATTTCTGCCGCCGGGTATTTGCAATATGATCTTTCCCCCGTATGACATGGGTCATTCCCAACAGATGGTCATCCACTGCAACAGAGAAGTTCATCAGAGGATATACAAGTCCATCACAGCGGGGGTGGGGGGGATTTGCTACAATTCTGAAGATAGAAAAGTCTCGCATGGCCGGGTCGGGATGGGAAATATTCGTCTTAACCCGGACCGTGATCTGTCCCTCTTCAAACTTTCCAGCAAGCATATCCTTCCAGAGAGAGAGATTCTCCTCAACACCCCGGTTTCGGCATGGACATTCCTGTTTGCTGTTCTTCAATTCCCGGAATAATTCTGAATCACAGGTACACAGATACGCACCACCCATTGAGATGAGCTTTTCACCGTATGAATAATAAATATCCATGCGGTCACTCTGGTAGACGATGTCACTCACCTCAATACCAAGCCATTCCACATCTGACAAAAGCAACTGATAATTTTCTTCGGTCACCCGTTTCGGATCAGTATCCTCAATCCGGAGAATATATTTCCCACCATACTTCCGGATATAGTAATCATTCAGGTACGCAGCACGGGAATGACCAAGATGAAGGGGACCAGAGGGATTGGGCGCGAAACGCATTACAACACCTTCCTCACCCACATTCTCCAGAGGACGAAGCCCGGTCTCCCTCTTCTTCTTCTCCTTTTTTTCCAGTAGTTCAGGAGCAAGCTCTTCCAGACGAGTGCGACGCTCATCGGAGTTCATCTCCCCGATTTCAGCGAGGATTTCACCCAGCAATGCAGAATACTCCCGCGCATGAGGCCGCAGCTCAGGGTGTTTTCCCATGAGTGCCCCCAGGACTGCACCAGCCTTCGGAACATTATTGTGCATCACTGCATTCTGTAGTGCATATTTATAGAGAAAATCTCTGGAATCCCCGTTCATATTCTAGAAGCCCCGCGAAACAAAATAATCGGTAATCTGAAGAAGACCGTCTTTTTCATCGCAATCCGGGAAGATTGTAAGCATCTTTTTTGCCCGCAGAACCCGTTCAAGAGCAATATTTCTGACATCAGCAATGACACCACCATCTTCCAGCAGAGCGATTGCTTCATCGATTTCTTCGTCGGCCAGAGTTGGTTTTCGGTATTTCGTCAGATCAATTCCACGCTCCCGTGCCATGATTGCGACCAGCGTCTGTTTTCCTTCACGAAGATCGGATGCACGGTCCTTGCCACTGGTTGCCGCATCCGCCATAAGATCAATCAGATCATCCTGAATCTGGAATGCAATACCACTGTTCAGCCCCCATTCATATAGTGAGTTTACCTGCGAAACACTACCTCCCGCAAGGGTTGCCCCAATCGCTGCTGCGGCGGCATACAATATTCCGGTTTTCTTGGAGACCATCTCAATATACTCGATTTCATCGACATCCGATCTGTTTCCAAAATCGATATCCATATGCTGTCCTTCACAGAGGTCCGCACATGCCTTTGCAAGAGCGTTCACCGAACGAACTTTTGAGATGTCAGATGCAATCGCCGCACATATCAGTTCAAAGGCATGTGCATACAACACATCTCCGGCAAGAATTGCTGTTGGTTCATCCCATTTTGTGTGTACCGTTGGGACACCGCGACGAACTGCATCGCCATCCATGATATCATCATGAACAAGAGTAAAGGTATGAGTCACTTCAAGTGCCAGTGCAGCAGGGAGGATATCCTGCGCCTTTCCATTTTCTATCAGGTCTGCAGCAAGCATGACCACTGCAGGCCTCAGACGTTTTCCTCCGGCAAGAAGAAGGTGAGCACTCGCCTTATTCAGTTGTCCCGGCAATGTGCCGAATTCACGGTCCAGAACTATATCAATTTGTTCAGCGACACCTTCCAGATATGCACCAAGATCCATCATTTCACCTAATTTATTAGTAATCTCTGCCCGTTTCTCAGTATATGGGCATCATTGTTCAGGGTATAACCGCAGTCCTCTGCAAGCTTCAGGTAACCACCGGTCATATCAATATCACCGTGAGACGGGATAACATGCTGCGGATTGAACAGATGCAGCACTTCATAATGTTCTTCGCGGTATGCATGTCCACTCACGTGGAGATCAGCAAAGAGACGTGCACCTTTCATCCTGAGGAGCACTTCCTGATTATGCCGCTGCCCGTAATTCATAGGATTCGGAATCACCTTTGCACTGTAGAGGATCTTATCCCCTTTCTCAATCTTGAACGGTGTCTGTCCGCTGGCAACACGAGTGAGAATTGCACCCGGTTCTCCCTGACTTCCCGTAACAATCGGGACATACTTGTCCTTCCCTTCCTTCATGATCGTGCGGAACATCTTGTCCACCGTGCGGCGGTTTCCACGCATGGTCATCCCTTTCGGAAACCCGACAAGTTTCATCTGTTCTGCAGTCGATGAATACCGCTCCATGGAACGGCCGAGAAGCACCGGTTTTCGTCCGATTTCATGGGCGCATTCTGCGATCATTTTTACCCGTGCGATATTGGAGGCAAAACATCCCACAAGCATTGCAGATTTGTCATCCTCATAGCAGGTCATTACATCCCTGACCAGACGCTGGGCAATACGCTCGCTGGGACAGCGCCCTGGCATATTCACATTCACACTCTCTGTGATCAGTGCCAGCACACCCTCTTTTCCTACTTCGCGCATCCGGGCGAAATTGGGAGGATCTCCCAGAACAGGGGTCCGGTCCAGTTTGAAATCATTGGCATACACTACAGCACCACGCGGCGTGTGGAGTACAGCCATTACCGTATCAATGATGGAATGCTGTACGGTGATAAATTCAAGGGAGAGATTCTGCGAGATTTCATACCGGTATTTCTTTCCTGCCGGAAGATCAAAAACCGGATTATTCACAACAAACCGTTTTTCCCCTTCAATCTGCTGCCGAATCAGGGCCGCTGTATACGGAGTACCAATAATCGGTGCATCATAGCGGTGTGCAAGTTTTGGAAGTGCACCGATATGGTCAAGGTGACCATGCGTACAGACAATTGCCTTTACACTGCCTTCCACCGTATTCATTATCGTATCGTCAGGAATTGCCTTCATCTCAATTAAATCAAGAGAATGCAGATTTTCAACCTCTGCATCCTCATGGATCATAATCTGATCAAGACGGAGACCCATATCAAAAATGACAATCTCCTTCCCGCACCGCACCGCGGTCATATTTCTGCCGACTTCGTTATATCCGCCAACAGCAATTATCTCAACATCCATTTTATTATTCCTCATATTGCATCATTTCGCCGGAAATTCCGGTAATATATTTTCGTACATTCTTTAATTCAGAGGGATTTTTCGACCCGGTCAGGAAACACGATACTCGAATTTCTGTCTGAATCTGTTCTATTTTTTCATACAAACTCTGGTATCCTTGCATTGCCGGCCGGAGAAGCGCAAGCGCGATACCGCCCAGGCTTGCTCCAAGAGCGATTGCTTTTGCAACATCAGTACCCGAATTAAGCCCGCCGGTTGCGATGACCGGACCACCCGCACGAGACGCTTCAACCACACTGACTGCAGTTGGTATACCCCATTCTGCAAAATGCTGCCCAAGAGCCTCCTGCCGGAAATTTTCTGCACGGTACTGTTCCACAGCAGCCCATGACGTGCCGCCCAGTCCACCCACGTCAACTGCGGATGCACCTGCGGCAAACAACTGACGTGCACATTCACGTGATATCCCACAGCCGGTTTCTTTTACAATAACCGGATACTTGCAGGACGAACATAGTTCCTGCAGGGCATCAAGACAGCCGGAAGCATCATGATCGCCTTCCGGCTGAATGGCCTCCTGAAGCGGGTTTAAGTGTATGCACAATGCCTGTGCGTCAATCATTTCAACTGCTTTATCAGCCCATTCAGCTCCGTTATCCCGTAACTGAATGATTCCCAGATTTCCGCAGAGAAATGCATTGGGTGCATGTTCACGCACAACCGAAAAGCTGTCTTCCATCTCCGGATTTTCAAGGGCTGCACGTTGTGAACCCACCCCCATTGCAAGGCCAAATTCCTCTGCTGCCGTTGCAAGAGTAGCATTTATTTCTCTTGTATCCGGATGACCACCCGTCATCGCAGCGATACAAATCGGTGCCTTTAGCCGATGGTTTAAAAATCGGACGCCAAGCTCTACTGCATCCATATTACACTCAGGAAGTGCATTATGAACCAGGCGGACATCATCAAACCCCGTCCTCCCGGCAACGATATCTTCATTGCAACAGATATCCAGATGCTCCTTTTTTCGGGAGGATGTTATCATCCTGTTTTTTATGGTAATACCCCCTGTTTGGGGTTTTACAGAATATTTACATCAGCAAATACTCATGTAACTCTCATTTCATTCCTTCGCAGCGGAAACGTTCTTATTCTATACCCGTTTTCCGGTAACCACGGTTCCACCATGTTCGCGCCCGTCGAGAAAATCCTCAAGTCGGGAAAGATGAAAGATTGTTGATTCCGTACCTTCATCCGAAAGACTCAGAAGCTCCATCAGTTTACCGATCATACCTCCGGTCACATCTGTGTTGCCCGACTCTCCGATTTCAAGATCAACCACCGTGTCCCGGTTAATCAGGGGGACCACACTCCCGTTTTTGAGAACACCAGCCACATCGGTGGCAAGCCCAATACGATCTACATGTATCCTTGAGGGTAGCGCACGTACCAGTTGATCACCGGATACGATGCAGGCTCCCCGTACACTGTCCATTACCACATCTCCGTGGAGAACAGGTATTATCCCATGATTCACCAGCATTCCCAGCGGCTGATAAGTGAATGATTCCAGACGTCCGTTTTTCGCGGTACATGCATCAAGCGGGTGAATGCCTACTGCTTCCACACCGTTGGCACGAAGCGCGTTTACCACAGCAGTATTCAGTTTGACAACTGCCCTGTGTGTGATAAATATACCTGATACATTATTTGTATCTAAACCTTTATCAAGGTGATGGCGTTTAGCCTCCGGGTGACCACATGAACCCGCCCCATGAACAAGTAAAAACTGTATTTCAGGATGGCGGGAAATTACCTGAGCAATTTGCTCAAGAGTGTTTATATTGACCGCGCAGTCCCCGCTTTTATCGGTGATTACACTACCGCCCAGTTTTATCAGTACGGTTTCTTTCATCTTCTTTCTCCTTGCGTGCACCTTCATTATCGATTGTTGTAATAATTGCCCGGCCATCGCATCCTTCAATGGCACCGGCTATTTTGGATTTTGATCGTTTTGGACAGAGAGCTACCATCGAACCACCACCACCTGCCCCGGTTATTTTTGCACCATAGGCGCCAGCCGCACGTGCTGCTGTTACGAGTCGTGTCAGTGCAGGATGGCCCACACCCAACGCTTCAAGAAGCTCATGATTTATATCCATATATCTCCCCAAAGCCCGTTGATCCTGAAAAACGTGCAGCGAACGCATTGTTACGGCTTCGATTGCATCCAGTATCGGATTTACAATGTCCGGATCTGTTGCACGGAATTTACTTACCTGCTCCACCATCCGGGCTGTTGAATGTGAAACCATGGTATTACCAATAACCAGATGAAAATCTTCAGGCGGGAGTCTTCTTTTGATATCTCCCTGAATCAGCAGAACACCTCCAAAGGTGGACACATAGGTATCAGTAGCACTTGCACGTCCCTTTTGCACACTCTTTTCAACAGAATGTGCCATGGATGCAATATCTGATTTTGTATGCCCCAGCCCATATTCATCATTAATCGCTGAAAGTGTTGCAACAGTAACTGCTGCAGAAGATCCCAGACCGGAAGAGCTGGGTAGTTGGGAATGGATATACACACTTCCATTGACCCCCATTAATTCAAAGCATTTCTCGAGATACGGGGACTTTACCCGGGGAGGATGTCGTGTTTTCCGAACAGTCACATAAACACGCGGTTTAATTGCCATTGCTATACCTGGCTTGCCGTATACAACCGCGTGCTCTCCAAATAAAAACACCTTGCCAGGTGCACTCCATACTGCCAAACTTATACCGCCGCTATTGATGCGTATCCTACAACCTGTGAAAAATCACCTGTTGTATCACCGCTGGTCATATATTGTATTAATTTACCGCTCGTAGCCCCCATGTGACGAGCCAGAGTTGCCATTACTGAAATTGGCCCGTATCCACATGCACTAACATTATATTCACTCAGCCTCTCATAAAAAGAACTGATGTCAAGGTCACAAAGTCCCTCGATTGCATACATGTCATTCTTAAGCGCAACATCTGCAGGAACATAATGGGAAAAATCACTGGATGCAACAATACGGACATTACGTGCATCCAGGCCAGCAGAATTCCAAATTATTTCAGCAAGCGATTGGGAATGCGCATAGTCCTGAGGACCCATCAGTACTGGGACAACCCGTGCATCCGGAAAACGATATTTGATAAATGGCATCTGAAGTTCCAGGGAATTTTCCTCAACTTCAATCGCCGGGTCCGAGAGTGGAATGCCAAGAGAACGGGCGAGCTCCCTGTCACATGAGACCGTTCCAAGTGGAGTACCCCAGTCCAGTTCTGATGTGTATGGACCGATACCCCTGTGACTCGGCGCGATTACCAGAAATGTACCGGAAAATTTTCGATCAAAACAGGAATAAGACGTAGCCATAACCTGTCCAGAATATGTATAACCGGCATGGGGAACGACAATACCATACGCGTCAGGTAAACCTACTGCGTTTTGAAAAAAAGAAGCTAATAAAGAGGAAAGGGATTTAGGTTCATCCGGATACCACATGCCCGCAAGCGTGGGTTTTCTGAGACCCGTACATCATCCCCCCTTCTCCCTTTATTCAAACATCTTAAAGCTCTATTTCGAAGTCTTCCTGGGTGAGTGATGTTGCAAGACCACGTGCTTTCATCACTTCTCTTGTTAACAGGAAGTACACCATTGAAAGTGCTTTGCGACCTTTGTTATTCGTTGGGATAACGAGGTCAATGTATTTAGTCATATTGTTGGTATCACAGAGTGCAACAACAGGGATCCCACTCTGTACCGCCTCTTTGATTGCCTGTGCATCACCAATCGGGTCTGTTACAACAACAACATCAGGTTCGATATAGTTTGGAATATTCTGGTTAGTCAGCATTCCCGGAATGAATCTGCCGACTTTATAGGTTCCGCCAATAGCCGTTGCAAATTTCTTTGCCGGGTACTGACCATACTGACGTGATGTAACAACAAGCACCTTTGGTGCGTCATACTTTGCGATGAAGTCAGCAGCGGTTTTAATTCTGCTGTCTGTTTCCTGAATGTCAAGAATGTACAGTCCATCTCCGCGTACACGGTAGATGAATTTTTTCATATCCTTACTCTTCTGCTGCGTTCCGATGTGTACTCCCGCAGCCAGATACTCCTCCACAGGGACGAGTGATTCTTTCAGTTCGATTTCTATATCATTTGAATTCATTGTATCATCTCTTCAATTCTCACGAGTTCGTTGAGTTTTGCGATACGCTCACCGCCAACAACACCTGTCTTCAGATAAATACACTCAAAGGCAGTTGCAAGATGGGCAATTGTCTCATCGGTTGTTTCTCCCGAACGGTGACTCATCACAGTTTCCATACCACATGAATGTGCCATGCGTATGGCCTCAAATGTGTCAGAGAGAGTGCCTATCTGATTCGGTTTAATAAGGACACAGTTCGTTGCACTGGTGTCAATACCCATCTCAATACGCTCAACATTCGTGACGTAGAGGTCATCTCCGCAGATCAGGCAGCCATCACCCACTTGATCTGTTAATGCGGAGAATCCTTCAAAATCCTCCTCTACAATAGGATCTTCCACATACGCAAGATCGTAGCGGTCAACCAGTTCAGCCATATAGGCCACCTGATCTTCAGTGCTACGTTCTGCGTCACGATACCTGTACACTCCGTCATTCCAGAGTTCACTGGCGGCAACATCAATACCCATTCTGATCTCAATCATCAGATCATCAGATACCGTATTGATTGCCTCCTGCACAAGATCAAAGGCTTCAAGATCAGTAATTTTGGGAGCCCATGCACCCTCATCACCTTTTCCGCATCCAGTACCACCGGATACCAGAAGCTCTTTTATCTTTTTGTGCACCGCTGCATTGGCAAAAATTGCTTCATCTGCATCCAGTGCACCGGTCGGCACAACAAGAAATTCCTGAATATCTGTCGCATGTGCTGCATGGGCACCCCCCCCAATGACGTTCCCAAGAGGATAAGGGGTGCGCGCTGCAAATGCCCCTCCGAGATACCGGAACAACGGCAATGATAGTGAAGATGCAGCTGCTTTTGCATTTGCAAGAGAGAGTGCAACTGCAACATTTGCACCAATTGTTGAAAAATCAACAGTTCCGTCTATTTCACGAAGAAGATAGTCAAATCCAGCCTGGTCGGTGGTTTCAAATCCGTAAAGTGCAGGAATTACCTTTTCACGGGCATCCTCTATTGCTTCACGTACTGGACGAACCTTGGCCTCATACTTACCGGTGCTTGCACCGGACGGTGCTGCGGCCCTGCCAAATCCGTCATCAGTAAAAACATCTGCTTCAACAGTAGGGTTCCCCCTGCTGTCCAGAATTGTCCTGAGCTGAATTTTCGTTATTTGTGCCATACTGATCACTGCATCCGTTTTACGGTAATGGGTATCTTCTGTTTTCTAAATTCCTCATCTGCAATCTCCAATGGATCAATTGCATCAGTATTTATCAAAAGAGGA
Above is a window of Methanogenium organophilum DNA encoding:
- a CDS encoding EF-Tu/IF-2/RF-3 family GTPase — protein: MPNLNIVVLGPKGYAKNIGKSGTESDITFINLKKEEDTVTIIEPTRYPDRLAPLYYAVAMSDSALLVIDEITPVLGEMVIMLDVMGIRSGVIVLQNYLDKSQIAPLVRGTVLEGYEFVEDNPIELRERFLSMAAETTYPDPIPGTGFVMIDHAFNVKGIGTVVLGSVEKGTIHQHDTVTVLPGNMTCQIRSIQKHDEDAKEAYQTDRVGLALKNISAEELERGMVMTTDSSIQVTSEISGTAQLVRFWPEPLREGLVVHIGLWTQFVTGRVTSVKNDSDWHSCSVVIELDKDIAYLPGEKAVIHYLDGGKLRIAGSVMLN
- a CDS encoding glutamate--tRNA ligase — protein: MNGDSRDFLYKYALQNAVMHNNVPKAGAVLGALMGKHPELRPHAREYSALLGEILAEIGEMNSDERRTRLEELAPELLEKKEKKKRETGLRPLENVGEEGVVMRFAPNPSGPLHLGHSRAAYLNDYYIRKYGGKYILRIEDTDPKRVTEENYQLLLSDVEWLGIEVSDIVYQSDRMDIYYSYGEKLISMGGAYLCTCDSELFRELKNSKQECPCRNRGVEENLSLWKDMLAGKFEEGQITVRVKTNISHPDPAMRDFSIFRIVANPPHPRCDGLVYPLMNFSVAVDDHLLGMTHVIRGKDHIANTRRQKYIYDYFGWEQPTYFHYGRMSIGDIVLSTSAMKAGIASGEYTGWDDIHLGTLKAIARRGFSPEAVRNAMVDIGIGQTDINFSWDNLYAANKAIVDPIANRYFFVPNPELCHISGVSDRIATPLINPNDEAKGTRTLTFTGDIFLPRDELVDGRMLRLKDLFNVRVTKSDDGFSLEYSGDSLDEARTEHAQIVQWLPKDMAMPCMLHTPDGIIAGVCEPDVSTELNRVVQFERVGFARIDSVSETNVSAYFAHK
- a CDS encoding polyprenyl synthetase family protein → MDLGAYLEGVAEQIDIVLDREFGTLPGQLNKASAHLLLAGGKRLRPAVVMLAADLIENGKAQDILPAALALEVTHTFTLVHDDIMDGDAVRRGVPTVHTKWDEPTAILAGDVLYAHAFELICAAIASDISKVRSVNALAKACADLCEGQHMDIDFGNRSDVDEIEYIEMVSKKTGILYAAAAAIGATLAGGSVSQVNSLYEWGLNSGIAFQIQDDLIDLMADAATSGKDRASDLREGKQTLVAIMARERGIDLTKYRKPTLADEEIDEAIALLEDGGVIADVRNIALERVLRAKKMLTIFPDCDEKDGLLQITDYFVSRGF
- a CDS encoding RNase J family beta-CASP ribonuclease translates to MDVEIIAVGGYNEVGRNMTAVRCGKEIVIFDMGLRLDQIMIHEDAEVENLHSLDLIEMKAIPDDTIMNTVEGSVKAIVCTHGHLDHIGALPKLAHRYDAPIIGTPYTAALIRQQIEGEKRFVVNNPVFDLPAGKKYRYEISQNLSLEFITVQHSIIDTVMAVLHTPRGAVVYANDFKLDRTPVLGDPPNFARMREVGKEGVLALITESVNVNMPGRCPSERIAQRLVRDVMTCYEDDKSAMLVGCFASNIARVKMIAECAHEIGRKPVLLGRSMERYSSTAEQMKLVGFPKGMTMRGNRRTVDKMFRTIMKEGKDKYVPIVTGSQGEPGAILTRVASGQTPFKIEKGDKILYSAKVIPNPMNYGQRHNQEVLLRMKGARLFADLHVSGHAYREEHYEVLHLFNPQHVIPSHGDIDMTGGYLKLAEDCGYTLNNDAHILRNGQRLLIN
- the fni gene encoding type 2 isopentenyl-diphosphate Delta-isomerase encodes the protein MITSSRKKEHLDICCNEDIVAGRTGFDDVRLVHNALPECNMDAVELGVRFLNHRLKAPICIAAMTGGHPDTREINATLATAAEEFGLAMGVGSQRAALENPEMEDSFSVVREHAPNAFLCGNLGIIQLRDNGAEWADKAVEMIDAQALCIHLNPLQEAIQPEGDHDASGCLDALQELCSSCKYPVIVKETGCGISRECARQLFAAGASAVDVGGLGGTSWAAVEQYRAENFRQEALGQHFAEWGIPTAVSVVEASRAGGPVIATGGLNSGTDVAKAIALGASLGGIALALLRPAMQGYQSLYEKIEQIQTEIRVSCFLTGSKNPSELKNVRKYITGISGEMMQYEE
- a CDS encoding isopentenyl phosphate kinase; translated protein: MKETVLIKLGGSVITDKSGDCAVNINTLEQIAQVISRHPEIQFLLVHGAGSCGHPEAKRHHLDKGLDTNNVSGIFITHRAVVKLNTAVVNALRANGVEAVGIHPLDACTAKNGRLESFTYQPLGMLVNHGIIPVLHGDVVMDSVRGACIVSGDQLVRALPSRIHVDRIGLATDVAGVLKNGSVVPLINRDTVVDLEIGESGNTDVTGGMIGKLMELLSLSDEGTESTIFHLSRLEDFLDGREHGGTVVTGKRV
- the mvk gene encoding mevalonate kinase, translating into MAVWSAPGKVFLFGEHAVVYGKPGIAMAIKPRVYVTVRKTRHPPRVKSPYLEKCFELMGVNGSVYIHSQLPSSSGLGSSAAVTVATLSAINDEYGLGHTKSDIASMAHSVEKSVQKGRASATDTYVSTFGGVLLIQGDIKRRLPPEDFHLVIGNTMVSHSTARMVEQVSKFRATDPDIVNPILDAIEAVTMRSLHVFQDQRALGRYMDINHELLEALGVGHPALTRLVTAARAAGAYGAKITGAGGGGSMVALCPKRSKSKIAGAIEGCDGRAIITTIDNEGARKEKEDERNRTDKTGR
- the rpsB gene encoding 30S ribosomal protein S2 codes for the protein MNSNDIEIELKESLVPVEEYLAAGVHIGTQQKSKDMKKFIYRVRGDGLYILDIQETDSRIKTAADFIAKYDAPKVLVVTSRQYGQYPAKKFATAIGGTYKVGRFIPGMLTNQNIPNYIEPDVVVVTDPIGDAQAIKEAVQSGIPVVALCDTNNMTKYIDLVIPTNNKGRKALSMVYFLLTREVMKARGLATSLTQEDFEIEL
- the eno gene encoding phosphopyruvate hydratase gives rise to the protein MAQITKIQLRTILDSRGNPTVEADVFTDDGFGRAAAPSGASTGKYEAKVRPVREAIEDAREKVIPALYGFETTDQAGFDYLLREIDGTVDFSTIGANVAVALSLANAKAAASSLSLPLFRYLGGAFAARTPYPLGNVIGGGAHAAHATDIQEFLVVPTGALDADEAIFANAAVHKKIKELLVSGGTGCGKGDEGAWAPKITDLEAFDLVQEAINTVSDDLMIEIRMGIDVAASELWNDGVYRYRDAERSTEDQVAYMAELVDRYDLAYVEDPIVEEDFEGFSALTDQVGDGCLICGDDLYVTNVERIEMGIDTSATNCVLIKPNQIGTLSDTFEAIRMAHSCGMETVMSHRSGETTDETIAHLATAFECIYLKTGVVGGERIAKLNELVRIEEMIQ
- a CDS encoding DNA-directed RNA polymerase subunit K, producing MKSEDVETFTRYEKARIVGARSLQISMGAPLLINTDAIDPLEIADEEFRKQKIPITVKRMQ